ACAGCGCCGCCTGCCGGCCGCGGGGCAATGCCTGTGTGGTCTGTTCTCTCTGGGCCGGGTCAGCCTCTTCCTCGGAACCCCGCCGCGACCTGGCTCCCGCCCGGAGTCACTCTTCCTCTCCCATGTCATTGGTGTAAAATGGGCTAATCCCATACCTGTCGCCCCCCAAGGAGCCTTGGCCCTGTCTGTAATCACTGTAAGAATGCATGCGTGAGAAAACAATAAAGCCTTACCCAAATTACACCAAACTACAAACGAATCCAAAATCCCTCAGGACCCCCGCCCCATCACTTGACTAGACTGGAGCTTTCTGGTTCAGCCAGAGCTGCTCAGCCTTTGCCCTAAAGGGCTCATctaaacagaatacacatttaaaCCTTGAGGAAAAGCCACCATTTCAGGAAACTAGCCTGCGCTAGGCGGTTCTTGCAATGGCTTAGGTATGTAGGGGACCCTGGTTCTTTACTGCCTAGTCTAGAGTTGTTTAGGCAATTCCTGTTATCCTGTGCTCACCAGCACTTTGTGCCAGGACTTTACTGGAAGGAGCCTTGTCCAAGGGGCCGGAAGTGAGTAAGGCTCAAATACTGAAGGTGGCTTATTTGCTGACTTGGAAGAGGTGCCCTCCAGTGCTTTTATAGGAGGAAACCATGTCAGTTCCACTTTGCTCTATCACCTCCTTCACAGTGGACTGGAAAGTGAAATCGGCAAAACATGGGCAATCCTGGGATTGTCCTGCAATGGGAAATCAACCAAGTGACATGAACATATGCTAAGGAGACTTGGTTCACTGGGGGACATGCCGACTTCATAATCAGAGCCAAGTGCAACActtttacatatatacaaatcAGAATTATTGAAGGTTAGACATTTAACAGCTAGTAAGCAAGCTAGCCAGGCACATGGTAGGCTCCTTTAAGTGGGGGTTATCGAAGTGCCCTTAGCTGAATGTTAACAACTGAGAGGTAAAAAGACTACCAGCTTCTGACTGTAGGTCATGggtttcagaaaaaaaacatCAAATGAGCAAAGCTCTGCCTTTCAGGAGGGTATCTAGTTCCCATCTTGAGGCTCATTTATCCAATCCTCCAGTCAGAAAGCTGAATTATGTGGAAGAACAATGATTTTTAAGTTTGCTGTGAAGTGTTTCACTGTCTCAGTGGCCACTGAGGGAAAGGGGTTCAGAAATAGAATACATCCACCTTTCCTAATGAACCCCAGGCTGGACAAACCTATAGCCCTGGGCTGATGGATGAGTCTGAGAAGATAGCTGCATCTTCCATGTCTGATGGTGATGATGCTTCATAAAATTGTAATTCTTAGGAAAACTGAAGTTCACATTTAACACCCAGTGGGTAGTGAATAGCCCAAACGAACTCTGGCTAACGAGCTATTAAAGTTGTGTAATATCAACCTGAAAGGAACTGTCCCAACAGGCTACATAAAGAAACATTTACCcctttctatactttttttttccttcctggtaCTGCAGCCATCAATCCATCTACATTTAGATTTGCCTCCCTTGGGTAGTATCTGAGTGTGCAATGTTACTAACTAATCAAATTGTAACACACCCTCCACGTTAAAAGTCCTCCCTGTTCTTGTTCTCATCCAAAACTGCAGTCCCTGTCCCCTCAGACCCATTAAAAATACAACTTGTAAGTCTTCATTAAATGAAATCCTGAAAGTCTTCATTTTTTGCAATAGAATCCCATTCTGACAATAGCCAGAAAGGGTTTATagcaaaatataacaaaaaaggcaaaaaaaccaAATTTGTGTTCATGGGACCAAGTGAAACCATGAAACCAGTTGTGTTATAAAGCAGTAATGATAACAATTACCAAATTAATACACAAACACAATTATACAGTCCTCTGAAGCCCCCAAACTCCCAAGAATCCATCAAGTAAAAGACTCCTACTTTTCAGCACCCAAACAGCTAACACAGGTGAAGCAGGCCAGATGCCAAGCCAATCTGTCAGCCCAACAAGACATTGAGGTACTCCACTGACATTTAAACTCTACACTTTAGAGCCAGCATTGGTTGAAATAGTAAGGGCCTGTCATGGAGGTCAGAGAGCACAGACTAAAGTCTTAAAAATATCAGTACATCACTGGAGACACAACCTCGATTGCAGAGCATTCCGtacaagtttttaaattaaatgtaaagacaCATTACAAGCTACTGTCCTCTCTGCCCCAATTCATGCAGTTAAGTTCCCCTCGTAAGCAGAGTATGGCACAGCTTTGGAAGAGGATGTCTCGAGAAATGAGCTACACAGCCActatttgctcttttctttttagatgtCCTTGTACCAAAGGTGCTTTGAGCCATTCACCTGGCACTTCCCAAAACATACTTGCCTAAGGGCCAGCCCAAGAACTCTTGGAGTTGCAAACAAAGCACACTACTTTGTAGCCATCTTCCAGTACACTAAGTTTGCCCCTTCTGCCTTCTCACAGCCTAGCACTCCTTCAGATTTACGGCCACAGCGGAAGCTAAAGGGTTGTCTCAATAACTGGGAAGAAATTACCTTTAGGGGCTCCTATCTTTTGACCACATTCCCCAAAATAAACATTGTAGTTTGATTAAATAACCTAACAGTGCCATGACCTCACCAGCACATTAAAAACCAGTTTTGGTAAGCTGTCACTCTGTGAAACAAAAATCACAGGCTTACTTCTTGAGTATTACTTCAAGtgacttgttttttttccatagtgAAAAGTCCCTTAAATGCCGACTTcaaaatcaaaatacagaatCCCCTCACGAATCTACTACATTCCAAATAACGGTAATTTGTCCATGACTTCCAAACATACCTTTCCACATAGACATACCTATGATCTGAAGCACAGCTCTCCCCATTTCCCAGTCACTACGAACGGAAataacaagaccaaaaaacaaagcaaaaactagCTTATCGTCTAAATTCAAAAGCAAGTACTAACATTTCTCTGTAAAACAAGGAGAATGACcccagccaaaacaatctttatGTTCCTTTATTGGAGCAAGATTCCTGACCAGTATACAGTGATGTATTTGCTACAGAGACCTGTGCAGAAATTACATACTATCCATCTAGACAGGTTTTCGTTACACTTTGCCTACTGATGGAATAGTTCcatttataaagtttttataCATCAAAAAGCTTTGAATTTGACCTGGCGGTCCATTAATTCATCTCTGAAAAAGCTAAGTGGCATTTAACTTTAGCTACTATACTTTACAGCATTAAAAAGCTTATGCATTTAGGTAGCTTCTCAAAATGTGATTCATGCACAATGGCATTTAGCAGACAGCAGAGTCCATCATCTCCCCCAGATTCACACAGACAGGTCTCACTTGAGAGCTATATGCTAAAAGAGCTGGTATTTTGAGACAAAAGTACTCCTAACCTGAGTTTCTTACCACCAATACGGACTTCTTACTCTGAAAGCCTGTCTTCTCGGCCACGTTTTACGGTGCCGGCGAAGACATGCCAACAATCGTCCTGTGTATTAACTCGGCAGTAGAGCACCAGGTCTGTCTGATGGTGGTGGCAGGCACTATTATATCCAGGTAAATAAAAGCCCATATTTTGAAATGCCAATTTGAGATACAAATCAAGGGTACAACATATTCAGAACTGAGTTTTCAGCAATCTGATATCCCAAATGATGTGAAAAATTTCAGAAACTGATGTCAAATTGTACCCATATGGGTTCCCAGCTATGGAGACATTAATACATTGATTCAAATCCCTTTACTCAATCAACATAGCCCTGAGGTCATCCTGCAAAGTGCATATCAAAAAATACGAAGTTAAGGTGACAAAGTTTGACAGTAACATACAAGTCAAACTTGGAAAGTCATATTAAGTATATCTGTTCTGAGAGAAAAGCATCAAATCCTTTGTGtacacatttagttttattgtaaCAAAGCAACTTGTACACTTTTAACGTTTAAAACTGAGCATCATCTTTCCTTTCcagtgaaacaaaaagaaaaatttaaaaataaacaggaacaAAATTACAATAGAGAATGTCAATTGCAAATAAGATCCTACAGGTTCTGCTGATTCTCCCATCGAGTGGCAGGGCTCAAGTCATCATTaggagagaattttattttaaaagtgtcatCTTAAACTGCAAGGATGTCCGTTAAACATCACAATTAAACATGCCAAAGGAGAAGCCATGTTGTCAAAATGCCCACTTAACCCACCCAAACATCTCAAACCCACCCTTTGCTGACCTTCTATAAccccatttttttaagttttttttttctttttttaaacaagagaaagTAGACAGATACATGTTGGTAAATGCTAACTGTCCATATTCACATAGAGACACAGTGTAATCTCTGAGCCCAATatacagagaaaggaggaaaaaagctaGAATTCTATGCACTACTACACAGGGGCCTAGCACCCTCCAGCTTCCAGCAGAGCTAAGGGAGcagaaggtttttcttttttcccacagaGCATGATGGTGTTGATTCCATAAAGTTTTTGTTGAGACAGGAAGggataaaaatgaatttggaacAGAAAGGGGTAGAGATTCTTTTCCCACTGAATTCTGCTCAAggtatttccccccaaaataagtTGTGAGCCATggtataaaggagaaaagagacctCAAAAACAGGGCAACTGAGcacaagaggagaaggaggaaaaaaaaaaaaaaaaaaaaaaaagactgcaactTGCTCCCAGGGactggagaaaattaaaaaaggaaggttGGAATCCATCAGTGTTCCATTAGTCATCTTCTCCTTCATCttcctgtaagaaaaaaaaagcaggcagttAATCTTTAGGGTTAATTCTAAGGCCAGTCCCCAATATTCATATGGACCATGATGGACTCCACAGAACATGACATGCCAAGGGAAATTAATTTTAGGAACCTCTACCGTGGTCCCTTTGTATGTGCGAAGGATGGTTCAGAACCCTCTCCACATACAAAAATCCTCGGGGGGGGACGACAACGACGacgacttccctggcagtccagtggttaagattccatgcccACTGTAGGGAGTACAGGTTTGATCCCCagcaggggaactaagatcccgcatgccgctcagcatggccaataaataaagacataaaaatttttaaaaattaaaaaaaatcctcaggatgctcaagtcccttaaatAAAATAGCACAGTACTTGCATGCAACCTACCCACATCCTgccatatacttttaaaattgtctcagattacttataataataaccaatacaatgtaaatagttgtgaatacaatgtaaatagtCGCCAGCACTTGACAAATTCAAAttctgctttttggaactttctggaattaaaaaatcTGTTGGTTGAATCTGAAGAATGGGAACCCACAGATACGAAGGTCAAACTatacatcagggcttccctggtggcgcagtggttgagagtccgcctgccgatgcaggggagccccagtctgggaagatcccacatgccacagagcggctgggcccatgagccatggccactgagcctgtgcatctggagcctgtgctccgcaacgggagaggccacaacagtgagaggcccacacactgccaaaaaaaaaaaaaaaaaaaaaaaacacaaaaacaaacaaactatacATCAGTCttcatcaattctttttttttttttcccagggcAACGCAGCTTACAGAttttacttccccgaccagggacagGAGCTGGGACTCAGCAGGAAAAGCacccgagtcctaaccactggaccaccagggagctccCCAATCTGCATCCCCATCTGATTCTTGACTAAAAGACTCAGTGATGTTTCAGACAAATTAACTTTTCAGAAGTAACCAAATCAGACATCTTTCAGACCAAGTAATACAAACCAAAACTCACTCTATCCCAATATGATTGTAAGAATGTTACAGTTTGTCCAAAACATGCGTATTTTTGTTATTTGGGAGATTTCTCAGAATCTGAGCAGCTGCACAGTCCACAGCCCTTTCCTTAAGTACTGGCTAGGGAATGACATAATTGAACGGTTATAAGTGCTAGCCACAAAAGCAGAACTAATTGAATCACTGATACAATGAGCTTATCAAAATTTTCAACCTTGGACAAAACAGCCTATCTTTTCTCCAAGTCTTCCCACAATTTGTTGAGTCAGTTCCACTATACAATATAAATAATTTCCAAAGTAACATGGTGAAttctttgaagattttctttttggatttaaCCAAATCTTTttacctctccttcctccccctcatcatcatcttcatcttctTCACCTTCATCCTCATCCCCTTCTTCATCAATATCTTCCaatccttcttcctcttcatcatcatcatcatcttcttctccttccccttcctcatcaTCCATGTCTGGAACctagggaaaaaaacacacacaaaaaaccaagAGTCACCTCAAGAACTCATTTCCAAACAAATGAAACAAGTGCAACCTTGAAAAGAACACTCTCAACTCACCAAGTAGTACTGTAATGGATTTGGCCAAATATCATCTTTGATGACCTCTCCTAACTCATCTGCACCTGCATCAGAATGATCAGTAAACCAGGTGAAGAAGCTTTCTGGTTCCTCATGCTGTCTCTTCCTGCTGGCTTTATTCTGAGTTTGACTTGAACGTTTTGTCAAATCCTAAATGAAGATGGAAGAACTTTTGACACAGGCTCACTACACCTTAAATACCTATAATTTAAAGAAGGTTTTAACCCAAAAGCAGAGCAAAAACTGGATGTTACATTATCTACACTATTATTCTTATctaaaaaaagttacaaaaagtaCAGctaataaagagaaagagaagcccaAGAATTTTAGGTCTACAAAGAACGTTGTCAAATTTGTATATCAAGCTTTTCTTGAAAGTTACCATCTagacttggctttttttttaaacaaaattagttCCACTTCAACAACCAGTATCTTAACacagtataatttaaaatatatttactacttaaacacagagagggcttccctggtggcacagtggttaagaatccgcctgccaatgcaggggacacgggtttgagcccggcgccgggaagatccaacaggctgcggagcaactaagcccacgcgccacaactactgaacccgcgctctgcaacaggagaagccaccgcaatgagaagcccgcgcaccacaacgaagagtagcccccacttgccgcaactagagaaagcccgcgcgcagcaacgaagacccaacgcagacagaAATAGGTTTTGGGAAACCACACGTTACCAATGTAGAAACCAAAATGATTTAGTCCACCTCAACAAAAACTTGCTCTATAATTTATAAGACCACAAGCTACTGTATTTGGCTTTAACgaaatagacatttttatattttaaggatcTGCATTTAACACATCACAAAAACaccaaatatttaattaaatggtTCAACTAGATCAAACTAGAGAAAATATCAATGCCCAACAATCCCTCAAATACCTTTCCGGATTTCCATTTGATTTCAGTGGACTTTGAAGACGGATCACCACTCTCATTCAGATGAAATTCTTTGGAGagaactttattttcaaagtaagGGTTTTCATCAAAATACTACAATAAACAGAGAATTAGAAATCAATACAAAAGAGCCCTTCTAACCAATACTCAAGTTGATTTCCATAGTGACAAACAAGTTACTGATACTTACAAAATCTATTCTGTAACCTGATTTAATATCTTCAAATTCTGTCACTTCAACTCTTGTCAAATAATGCAGCGCCTCTTCATCCTCCTCCCCAAGCAGTGCAGACACTAGATCAGTAAATAGGCCAAATGATTATTAAACAAACATTAACAAACAACTCAagcaatcccttttaaaatttcccGAATTTGGTTTCATAAATCCATTGTAAACTGAAAACCAAATGGCTCAGTGTCAGAGCTGTCACTTTCTTTTAATCAAGTAATTAAACAGAATCCCAAATTAGAATAGGATCTCTTCTAAATAGAAAGCATGAATTGCAAGCCTCTCCCCGTTTCAACCTCTGCATGTAATCAACATGGTGGACCAGGTCCTCAACCAAGGTCCCTCCACTCTCTAACAAGTGGACACCCCACACCCTCTAATAATGCTTTGCCGCAACATACCTTGTGGATGGTTAACAAATGTTGTTACCCAAAAATTTGGGATTTTGGCGATCAATTCCGACCTCTTCTGAAAAAACGGTTGGCGGAGTTTGTTATATTTCTGTTCTACTTTCAAAATCTCCTCACTGGCTTGTTCGTTAAGtctgaagcaaatgaaaagacatgTTGACGAGGACGGTACTTAGCAAATACAAAAATTGCTGAGATTACAGAATATTTACTCTTATTAGCTTTAGAACAATGCAAAGTACGCATTTATAAAAACCAAATCACCTAGATTTTTGTAGCCAGAGACCCAAGTCAAAATTGAGATGGCCATTTGATCAGCTTTACCAATAGGCACTGGACAATTGACAGTCCTGACGGTGCCCAAACAGCATTCTGGTAACTTTGTATATATATCTACTCTGTTACCAGGCCAACTTCGATTGTTTCCCTCAGGcagatcaagaagaaaaaaaaaaagctgccaacGGAGTAACAAAGTTATAAGGCAGGTCAGAGCAACAATGATGCCATACTACTAAACTATCACAAGTGCACACAAGGCAGCTCAGACAACTTGTAGGCTACGAAAGCAAACCCTGTCTTTACAAGGTCAATGTATTTTAATCAGAAACTTTTTGGTGACTGTAAAATGTTTCACAGGAAAATAACACTGAATCCTCATACTGAGATTTCCAACTAAGTTATAATCATCTCCACTTGGCCAGTAGATACAGATGTATTTGGCCACAGTTTCAATATTTACCAAACCATAAGATGCATGTCAGAAAACTTCAAAGCAAATTGAGAAAAACTTTACCTGTCTATTTCATTTTGTACTTCATCAATATGTTCAATTGcttcttgctgttctttttctgcAAGAAAAAGGTGTGTGAGACTcaatactaatttgaaaataaatttaactgcTTTTCCTTCCTGACGTTAACAGTCTGTGATgttatatcaataaagctgtttaaaaaaaaaaacttgcctaCTACTACAAGGCATGCTTTCCACGTGTTCATGTGTATAGTTGACAAATTACTTTTCAATTAAGACTATTCACAAATCATGCTGTTAGACTAGTCAAAATGTTTGACTGTAACGCTTTTACGAGTTCTATTACAAGACCAATTAAAGTTTCTATAATGAGATAATAAACACTATTCAGAAATCCTtaagttctctttaaaaaattacattataagCCTGGAACAGAGTAGCACCAGCTATTAACTAGAATACGGAAACTAACCCATGACACTAACAAAAATTAGGACACCACCTATCTCCACGGTGAAACCCTCTTTTAcacaaagttgaaaatattgCTCAGTATTGATTACTATTAAGACATCAGACACGCCTACAAAGACAGGGAAGGCCCTGGGAACTACCTCACCACCGTAAACACTCGACTTTACCTTCTAAGAATATGAACCCCCGGATTCGAATCCGACCTTTCTCGCCCCTCCAACCCAATTTCAGGC
The Phocoena sinus isolate mPhoSin1 chromosome 6, mPhoSin1.pri, whole genome shotgun sequence DNA segment above includes these coding regions:
- the SET gene encoding protein SET gives rise to the protein MSAPAAKVSKKELNSNHDGADETSEKEQQEAIEHIDEVQNEIDRLNEQASEEILKVEQKYNKLRQPFFQKRSELIAKIPNFWVTTFVNHPQVSALLGEEDEEALHYLTRVEVTEFEDIKSGYRIDFYFDENPYFENKVLSKEFHLNESGDPSSKSTEIKWKSGKDLTKRSSQTQNKASRKRQHEEPESFFTWFTDHSDAGADELGEVIKDDIWPNPLQYYLVPDMDDEEGEGEEDDDDDEEEEGLEDIDEEGDEDEGEEDEDDDEGEEGEEDEGEDD